TGCGCGAACACCTGAAAATCGGCGCTAATCGCTTCGGCTTCAGTTTCGTTCAAGCCAGCGCTGGTGGACGCACAGCAGCCCGTGGTTTGGGCAATCAGTTCAATAATGCCAGTCATAATTCAGCCTCCACGAGCACTATAGCACGCTTATCGAATTAATTCAATCTTATGGTGCTTAATTTTTCAGGGCGAATTTGGCTCATCAATCCATCGTAAGGCTGATTTGAATAGCTATCAAATATTTTATTATTCAATTATCTAATTATTGAATAAATTAGTGAGAAATATCATGCAACTTCAAACATCGGCAGTCGCTGATAGCCTTAATACGCTGCAATTGCTCAATCGTGCAGCAACGATTCGTGGAGCTTCGGCCTGGGTTCAACGGACGGCGCAGGCGCTCAGCGCTAAGGAATTGGCCGATAATCAATTGGTAGCAAGTTTGAGTTTTGGCTTGTTGCCGCAAAACGCTAGCCAAACCATGGACGAGTTTTTGGCCGAGCTAGGCAGCACTGAGCCAAATCAATGGGTTGCCCAAATTCAACAACACCTGCTTGAACTGAGCGCGAGCACTGGGCCACTTACCAGCGAACGGCTATGGCAGGCCTTGCGTAATGCGGGCATTTATAGCGAGCTAGCGACCCAACAAGAACTTTTGGCGGCGATGCAACAGCCAGCTCAATTGTTGGCGCGGGTGTGCCAACACCTTGAACATATGTGGCAAACCTGGTTCAAAGCCGAGTGGCAACAAGCCCAAACTGCCATCAGCCAACTCAATCGCCAGCTTCAGGCCCAAGTTCCTAATGAAGCCGCACTCAAAGGTTTTCGCCAAAGCTTAGGCTATGCAGTTAATCAAGAGTGGCAGCAGTTGCAGGAGCAACGCCAAATTGTACTGTTTGCAGCAATCCAAAATGGCAGCCTAACGACATTCTTGGCTGATCGTCAGCGTTTGTGGGTTGGCATTGGTTTTGGCATGAGTAACGAGCTTCAGCCACGGATTATCAGTCGCAACGAGTTATTATTTCGCTTGCAAGCGCTAGCCGATGCCGCACGGATTCAAATTATGGAGCTTTTGGCCCAGGGCGAATTGTCGGCTCAAGCGATTATCAGCCAAACTCAACTGCCGCAATCGAGTGTTTCGCGCCATTTGAATATTCTGCGCAATGCTGGCTTTGTGCAGGAGCGGCGGGCGGGTGGCGCAACCAAGAGCTATCGCTTAGTCACAAGCCACATTGGGGCAACCTTTGCGGCGCTTGAGCAAGCCTTGAATCAAGCAAGCCCAAGCCAAATCAGCTCGGCTCAATCAGAATCAGCAGTGCCAGCCAGCATTCAACGCTTTTTCAATCGCGAGGGGCGCATGGTCACTTGGCCGAGCAAACATATCGATCGGATTCCAATTTTGGCGTATTTTGCGGCGCAATTTGAGCTTGGTCGCGAATATAGCGAACGCGAAATTAACGAGGTACTCAAGCCGCATACTGGCAGCGATGTGGCCAACCTACGGCGCTATTTGATCGATGTCAAGCTGTTCGAACGCGATGGGACTGGCTCACGTTATTGGCGTAAAAACGAAGAATAGGTATAAGGGATCAGGGGATAGGGGTCAGGAGCACAAAGGACACGAAGAATGATTTAGCCACGAATTGCACGAATTTCACCAATTATTCTTCTCTATCCCTAAGCTTGTTGTCTGACCCCTGATCTCGCGTCTTTTTTGCCTGATGTCTTTATCCCTCATCCTTTATCAATGCTCTGCGCCTCTGCGTTAAAGCTAACCCCTGACCCCTACCCCTTGGTTACTTCTTGCGGAATAGAAAAATATATTCGTGTTTGAAGATATAAAAACCGCCGACCAAAGCCCGATAGCGCCACAGCTCTTTTTGGTGGCGCTTGCCAGTGGTTTCTTCAAAATTTTTGACGATAATACTTTTGAGTTGAAAGCCTTGCTGTTGCACAACTTCCATGGTGCGAAATCCGAGGGCTACCCACTCGCCATGCATATATTTATCGCCGATAATTACCGCGAGATGCCGACCGCGTTGCAGAACTGGCTTGACTTGAGCCACCGCCGCCGCCATTTGGTCCAGAAAATCCTCGACTGAAGGCGCATTGGATAAATCGCGTTCATCGTCGCTGAAGTTGATAATATCAAAATAGGGCGGGTGCATAATTGCTAGCTGCACATAACGCTGGCCATAATCTGCCAATACGCTTTGCCAATTGATTGTTGTGCAATCGCCATGCACCGAACGCGCAACAATCGCCAGCGGATTTGGCTCGCGTTCAACGGCTTGGTTGGCATACTCGACCATATGCGGTTGTAGCTCAACCCCCAATACATTGCGGCCCAAGCGTTGACCTTCGATCAAACTTGTGCCCGAGCCAGCAAAAGTATCGATCACCCAATCACCTTGTTTGGTATAACGCCGCATCAACTGATTGGGAATTTGCGGCACAAAATTGCCCCAATAGCCCGCCGAATGCACTCCCGAGCCATCGCGACGATCGATCATCCACAGGCTATCGGTGTTAATATCGTCGTATTCCTTCCAACGATTGAGGTTAATATCGTTGATCGCGGTGGTGCGCACGGTGGCGATGCTGCGAGCCAGCCGATCGATATAGTAATGTGCTCGTTCGAGAGTCTGAGCCTCGCTAATTTGCTGCAACTCACCTAACAAAAAAGCATAATCAAACGCGATACTCTCAGCCTGATCAGCGACCCCATCGGCATAATCGGCCAAGTGCGAGGTAGTAGCGAGAATACTAGCGCGGAGTGCGACGAGGGCTGTGAGATCACGCCAACCAGCCAGAAGATTGAGCAAACGTGGTTTGCGAAACCAAAGCAACCGATCCATGCAATCACCCATGAAGAATTCTCAAGCGGGGCTGGTTTGTGCAACCAACCCCGACAAACGTTTACTGTGCGAGATGCTTATTTTACAACGAATAGAGTTCGCCGTATTTGGTGCGGAGATAGCGAATATACGGCTCGATGCTGAGGTCTTGACCTGTAACTTTGCGGATTAAGGTTGGCACGCTGTATTTGCGGCCATGAACGTACATGTTCGATTTCAGCCAATTGTGCAGGTTGGCAAATTGACCTTGGCTAATTTCGGTTGGTACATTGGGGTTGGCTTGCACAGCAGCATCAAAAACTTGAGCGCTGAGGATATTGCCCAAAGTATAGCCTTGGAACGAGCCACCGATAATCCCACCATACCAGTGGACATCTTGCAGCACACCATCGCGATTATCAGGGGCGGTAATGCCCAGATCGCTGCGATAGCGTTCGTGCCAAGCTTCGGGTAAATCGCGAATGGCCAATTTCCCTTCGAGCAAGGCCAATTCCAAATCGAAGCGAATCATGACGTGCAAGTTGTAGGTCACTTCGTCCGAATCGGTGCGAATCAACGAGCGCTGGACTTTGTTGATCGCCCGATAGAAGGTATCCAAATCGACCTTACCTAGTTGGTTGGGGAAGGTGGCCTGAGCTTTGGGATAAGCATATTGCCAGAAGGCGCGACTGCGACCAACCACATTTTCCCATAAACGCGATTGTGATTCGTGAGTGCCAGCCGAAGCGCCGCTAGCCAATGGGGTATTTTCGTAGGCTGGATTTACGCCCAACTCATAGACGGCATGCCCAGTTTCGTGAATTGTGCTAAACAAGCCATCGCTCAAATCGTTTTCACGGAAGCGGGTGGTGATGCGCACATCGCCAATCGAGAACTTGGTCATAAAGGGATGATGGGTTTTATCTTGGCGACCGCGTTCGAAGTCGTAGCCGATTTCGCGAATTAAGCTCTCGCCAAAGGCCAATTGCTCGGCTTCGGGATAGTGTTGCAACAAACAGCTATCATCAGCGGCTGGTTGCTCGGTGATGGTTTTGACCAACGGTACGAGTTGTTCGCGCAAGGGGCCAAAAATCTCACGAATTTTGGCAACGGTCATGCCTTGATCGGCCATGTCGATCAGTGGATCGGCGATATGTTCGCTGGGGCCGAAAAATTCAGCATAGCGGCGGCTGAGATCAAGGGTTTTTTCGAGCAAGGGAGCGACTGAAGCGAAGTCGTTGTTGGGGCGAGCTTGAGTCCAAGCGGTATAGGTTTTGGCCACGTGCGAATACAATTCAGCAATAAACTCGCTGGGCACACGCACCGCTTGGTCATAATCGCGCTTGGTTACCAATACCAAGGCTGCATCATCCGATTCAGGATCTTGCTGTTCTGCCCAAGGCACGAGCTGTTCAAGCAAGCGACCAACTTCGGGAGCAGTCGCATGCTCGTGGGCTAAGCGGCTGAGCGTAGCCATTTGGCGACCACGAGCTTCGGCCCCTCCAGCAGGCATGTAGGTGCTTTGATCCCAATTTAACACAGCGCTAGCATACGATAAATCTTGAGCAACCCCAATTTTTTCCTTCAAATCAGCTAATTGTTCTTGCATTTGATTCTCCTACACAGGTGGCACGATTGTGCAACGGCGCACACTCGCTCAGTCATTATAATTCAATTCAGCGCTAGCTGAGAACCAATTTGACGCATTGCAGCGATCAGCTGAAGTGCCCTCAACCTTGTGAGTAGTGATTTGTTTGGAATGGGGGAATACCTAGACAGCTAAAACGCGCAACTATTTAGCCCAAACCAAACAAATCTAATGATCTGCGTCAAGAATTGAGCGTAGCTGCGGTTGATTCAAATAGGCCAAACGTATGATACGCCTTGGTACTATTAGGGGGAGCGAACTCCTCCCTTGATGGTAGTGAAACTGCCTAGGTAACCCATAAATCAAGTCCTATAGTCCTGTTATTCCTAGTTGCGCGAACCGACCGAGTATGTCATACTCAAGAATAACCATTTTTCCCAACGGGTCTTTTACTATGCAACGATCACTACCATCTGCGAAACAGCTTGGCGTAGCTGCCTTTGCAACGTTGATTTTGGGCATTATCTTGCTGTATGCAGGAGCCTTAACCATCGCACCACTGGCTTTGCTGGGTTTTGTCGTGTTATCAATAGTGGCAATGGTATCGCTCACCGCCCACGACATAGAAGATACCATTCGACAGAAAGGGCGTTCAGAATGAGTTTGCTACCCGCCGCCATCGACGATAACGAACTATCTCCAGCCCGCAAAACCTTGCTTGATCGCATCCATCTGGTATGGATATTTGTCAATGGCTCAACTGCATTAAGCTTGTTTTTCCTCTTTCTCTTCAATTTCTTTAGCGGCAACAGTGCTTGGGTCCAAATGTTGATCTTATCGATCTCTTCGATTGGCTCAACCGGGATTTTGTGGTACACCAATAGCAAGCCAGTTCAATGGCGCTTATGGGCAGCCTTGATTAGCTCAATGGTCGCACTAATTGAAATTGCGCTCTTCTTCCAAAATGGCTATTTGATTGCGATCTCAATTACCAGCGTGGTCAGTATCTATGCCGTTACCGCAGATCGCCACGAATTAATCACTTGGTCGGCAGTGATCGGTGTGACCTTTACAATTATTTTTGCGATTTTGAATGGGGTTGAACAAACGCCGCCAAAATGGCTGAATGATTTACACCTCAACTTGCTGATTTCGAAAGTGCTGGTTCCGGCCTTTATTGGTGGCGGGATTGTGATGATTGCCTTGTTGTTGCTTGGTTTGAGCAATACGCTGCGTCAATCGCTCAACGAGGCTAATGAGCGGCGGCGGGTGGCTGAGGAAGCGCAAGCATCCCAAGCTAAAACCTTGGCTCAGGTTGAGCGTCAAGCGGCTGAGCAAGCACGTTTGCTCGAATTGGTGCGCGATCTCGAAACTCCAGTAATTCCAGTGCTCGATGGCGTGTTGGTGCTGCCAATCGTTGGTCACCTCGAAAGCAAACGTCTAGAAAACTTGACCGAATTGCTGCTCAATCGGGTATCGCAAGAGCGTGCCCACACGGTGTTGCTCGATATCACGGCGGTTTCAGTGGTTGATACGGCTACTGCTCAGCACTTAATTCAGTTGGCTCGCGCAATTCGTTTGCTTGGCGCTGAATGTGTAATTACTGGGATTCGCGCCCATGTTGCTAGCACCTTGGTGGCGCTAGGAATTACTTGGGAAGGCCTACGCACCGCTGGCTCGTTGCGTGATGGAATTGCCAAAATTATCGCTGAAAAGAATATTGCAATTTAGGAATTTGGCTTGTGGTTTTTGATGATACTGATTTAACGCCCAACCGCATTGAAATGGCTCGTCGCGCTGCGACGGGTCATTTTATTGATCTGACCAGTAGCAATCCCACCCAACAAGGCTTGCTTTTCCCGCCCAATGTGCTGGAAAAAGCTGCCCAAAAGTATTGGTTACAACGGCGCTACGAGCCAAATCCACGCGGTTTGGAGTCAACTCGTCAGGCAATTATTGAATATTATGCGCAACGCAATCCAGCCTTGGCGCTAACGCTTGATGATATTTTTATTACTGCCAGCACCAGCGAGGCCTATAGCTTGTTGTTCTCGTTGCTCACTGCGCCAGGCGACAATATTCTTGGGCCAAATGTGACCTATCCACTGTTTGAATATTTGGCCGATTTGCATCACGTTGAGCTACGAACCTACGAGCTTGATCCTACCAACAATTGGGCAATCGATCAGGCTTCGTTACTGGCTGCTGCTGATCAGAACACACGGGCAATTTTATTAATTTCACCGCATAATCCAACTGGGTCAATTATTAGCGAGCCAATCGCTGTATTAAATCAACTAGGAATTCCGTTGATTTGTGATGAAGTTTTTGCGCCGTTTGCGCTGGCCAAACCGTATGTGCCACCGTTGGGTGGGCTACACCCCAACGTACCCGTTTTTCAGCTGAATGGCATCTCTAAGCTCTTAGCCTTGCCCGACCTCAAACTAGGCTGGATTGCGCTGAATCAGGCGGCTCAGCGCTATGCAGAGCGCTTAGAATTGATCAACGATACCTTTCTGAGTTGTAGCACGTTGATTCAAACGATGCTGCCTGACTTGCTGCATGCTGCGCCAGCATTTATCGATCACATGCTTGATCGCGTGCGAGCCAATATTGCCTATGCTCGTGAGCATTTAGCCCAGCACCGACGTTTGATCTGGAGTGAGCCAGATGGTGGTTATTATTTGTTTTTGCAAGTGCGCGATGAATTCGATGATGAAGCCTTGGTAGTACGGTTGATCGAACAAGGCGTGTTGGTGCATCCAGGCTTCTTTTTTGATTGGATCGATGATTGTCGGATTATGCTTTCGGCCTTGACTGAACCGC
This portion of the Herpetosiphon gulosus genome encodes:
- a CDS encoding pyridoxal phosphate-dependent aminotransferase, with the protein product MVFDDTDLTPNRIEMARRAATGHFIDLTSSNPTQQGLLFPPNVLEKAAQKYWLQRRYEPNPRGLESTRQAIIEYYAQRNPALALTLDDIFITASTSEAYSLLFSLLTAPGDNILGPNVTYPLFEYLADLHHVELRTYELDPTNNWAIDQASLLAAADQNTRAILLISPHNPTGSIISEPIAVLNQLGIPLICDEVFAPFALAKPYVPPLGGLHPNVPVFQLNGISKLLALPDLKLGWIALNQAAQRYAERLELINDTFLSCSTLIQTMLPDLLHAAPAFIDHMLDRVRANIAYAREHLAQHRRLIWSEPDGGYYLFLQVRDEFDDEALVVRLIEQGVLVHPGFFFDWIDDCRIMLSALTEPQQWQAGIQKLAQILSI
- a CDS encoding carboxypeptidase M32, coding for MQEQLADLKEKIGVAQDLSYASAVLNWDQSTYMPAGGAEARGRQMATLSRLAHEHATAPEVGRLLEQLVPWAEQQDPESDDAALVLVTKRDYDQAVRVPSEFIAELYSHVAKTYTAWTQARPNNDFASVAPLLEKTLDLSRRYAEFFGPSEHIADPLIDMADQGMTVAKIREIFGPLREQLVPLVKTITEQPAADDSCLLQHYPEAEQLAFGESLIREIGYDFERGRQDKTHHPFMTKFSIGDVRITTRFRENDLSDGLFSTIHETGHAVYELGVNPAYENTPLASGASAGTHESQSRLWENVVGRSRAFWQYAYPKAQATFPNQLGKVDLDTFYRAINKVQRSLIRTDSDEVTYNLHVMIRFDLELALLEGKLAIRDLPEAWHERYRSDLGITAPDNRDGVLQDVHWYGGIIGGSFQGYTLGNILSAQVFDAAVQANPNVPTEISQGQFANLHNWLKSNMYVHGRKYSVPTLIRKVTGQDLSIEPYIRYLRTKYGELYSL
- a CDS encoding STAS domain-containing protein; protein product: MSLLPAAIDDNELSPARKTLLDRIHLVWIFVNGSTALSLFFLFLFNFFSGNSAWVQMLILSISSIGSTGILWYTNSKPVQWRLWAALISSMVALIEIALFFQNGYLIAISITSVVSIYAVTADRHELITWSAVIGVTFTIIFAILNGVEQTPPKWLNDLHLNLLISKVLVPAFIGGGIVMIALLLLGLSNTLRQSLNEANERRRVAEEAQASQAKTLAQVERQAAEQARLLELVRDLETPVIPVLDGVLVLPIVGHLESKRLENLTELLLNRVSQERAHTVLLDITAVSVVDTATAQHLIQLARAIRLLGAECVITGIRAHVASTLVALGITWEGLRTAGSLRDGIAKIIAEKNIAI
- a CDS encoding metalloregulator ArsR/SmtB family transcription factor: MQLQTSAVADSLNTLQLLNRAATIRGASAWVQRTAQALSAKELADNQLVASLSFGLLPQNASQTMDEFLAELGSTEPNQWVAQIQQHLLELSASTGPLTSERLWQALRNAGIYSELATQQELLAAMQQPAQLLARVCQHLEHMWQTWFKAEWQQAQTAISQLNRQLQAQVPNEAALKGFRQSLGYAVNQEWQQLQEQRQIVLFAAIQNGSLTTFLADRQRLWVGIGFGMSNELQPRIISRNELLFRLQALADAARIQIMELLAQGELSAQAIISQTQLPQSSVSRHLNILRNAGFVQERRAGGATKSYRLVTSHIGATFAALEQALNQASPSQISSAQSESAVPASIQRFFNREGRMVTWPSKHIDRIPILAYFAAQFELGREYSEREINEVLKPHTGSDVANLRRYLIDVKLFERDGTGSRYWRKNEE
- a CDS encoding DNA methyltransferase; the encoded protein is MDRLLWFRKPRLLNLLAGWRDLTALVALRASILATTSHLADYADGVADQAESIAFDYAFLLGELQQISEAQTLERAHYYIDRLARSIATVRTTAINDINLNRWKEYDDINTDSLWMIDRRDGSGVHSAGYWGNFVPQIPNQLMRRYTKQGDWVIDTFAGSGTSLIEGQRLGRNVLGVELQPHMVEYANQAVEREPNPLAIVARSVHGDCTTINWQSVLADYGQRYVQLAIMHPPYFDIINFSDDERDLSNAPSVEDFLDQMAAAVAQVKPVLQRGRHLAVIIGDKYMHGEWVALGFRTMEVVQQQGFQLKSIIVKNFEETTGKRHQKELWRYRALVGGFYIFKHEYIFLFRKK